One genomic region from Saccharomyces cerevisiae S288C chromosome XI, complete sequence encodes:
- the ECM9 gene encoding Ecm9p (Alpha-subunit of geranylgeranyltransferase type III; required with beta subunit Bet2p to transfer a geranylgeranyl group to mono-farnsylated Ykt6p, regulating membrane localization and its function in cell wall integrity and autophagy; involved in cell wall maintenance; functions in a regulatory pathway determining cell division readiness under stress; null is sensitive to osmotic stress and resistant to calcofluor white; structural and functional homolog of human GGTase-III alpha subunit PTAR1), translated as MQSSLPLCREFFEKITAYLDYHDFRLTITANQPSITLPYYVDEKAHSIELIIFKTTFLSLFQEAHTYFNKTFSDQSGISNENIYYMTVGFLLTTPENKTVYNVHEDLLKRYFQDNSVLVIPDLLVKEVRLIQRLLCSSNNRINKSSSLWILYRKLFVLSLDANTLVLPDILFVFHSSGSQHFSNYYCWNTARWFYDNLPYNKRIELFNLTKRFCFQNVKDCSSWSALAYMVCQQEEKKTDNIRDFQRLTSSFNVPFKINKVDLNFQVQPADAFTQELVKWIDRTYAADWPPYLCLLQITKFNITLRIEMDSVLLTWRNEILNFEENSGHIKMINNTPIVPEKFSNDLLTSVNFAHFGYKKLFLNKFLDKNKKEQSDS; from the exons ATGCAATCTTCTCTTCCCCTTTGcagagaattttttgaaaaaataactgCATATTTAGATTATCATGATTTCAGGTTAACCATTACTGCCAATCAGCCTTCAATTACTCTCCCTTACTACGTAGACGAAAAAGCCCATTCCATAGAACTAATTATCTTCAAAACAACATTTTTATCTCTTTTCCAAGAAGCACATACATATTTTAACAAAACTTTCTCTGATCAAA GCGGCATTTCTAATGAGAATATTTATTACATGACTGTTGGATTTCTACTTACAACACCTGAAAACAAAACGGTATATAATGTACACGAAGATTTACTCAAGAGATACTTCCAGGACAACAGTGTTTTAGTAATACCGGATTTATTGGTCAAAGAAGTAAGACTGATTCAACGGCTTCTTTGTTCATCAAACAATCGTATCAACAAGTCGTCATCTCTTTGGATATTATACCGAAAACTATTCGTTTTATCTCTTGATGCTAATACACTGGTTCTTCCagatattttatttgtatTTCATTCTTCTGGATCCCAACATTTCTCTAATTACTACTGTTGGAATACTGCTAGGTGGTTCTACGATAATTTACCTTACAATAAAAGAATTGAGCTCTTCAATTTGACTAAGAGATTTTGCTTTCAAAATGTTAAGGATTGTTCCTCATGGAGCGCATTAGCATATATGGTATGCCAGcaggaggaaaaaaaaaccgaTAATATACGTGATTTTCAAAGACTAACAAGCTCTTTTAATGTTCCGTTCAAGATAAATAAAGTGGATTTGAATTTTCAAGTACAGCCTGCGGATGCATTTACTCAGGAATTAGTAAAATGGATTGATCGAACGTATGCTGCAGATTGGCCTCCATATCTGTGTCTTCTGCAAATTACGAAATTTAATATCACCCTTAGAATTGAAATGGACTCTGTCTTATTGACTTGGAGAAATGAAATTCTGAATTTTGAAGAGAACAGTGGTCATATCAAAATGATAAATAATACTCCAATAGTACCTGAGAAATTTTCAAACGATCTTCTAACTTCTGTGAATTTTGCACATTTTGGCTATAAAAAGCTTTTCTTAAATAAGTTTTTggataaaaataagaaagaaCAATCAGATAGttag
- the VPS1 gene encoding dynamin-like GTPase VPS1 (Dynamin-like GTPase required for vacuolar sorting; promotes fission of retrograde transport carriers from endosome; also involved in actin cytoskeleton organization, endocytosis, late Golgi-retention of some proteins, regulation of peroxisome biogenesis), which yields MDEHLISTINKLQDALAPLGGGSQSPIDLPQITVVGSQSSGKSSVLENIVGRDFLPRGTGIVTRRPLVLQLINRRPKKSEHAKVNQTANELIDLNINDDDKKKDESGKHQNEGQSEDNKEEWGEFLHLPGKKFYNFDEIRKEIVKETDKVTGANSGISSVPINLRIYSPHVLTLTLVDLPGLTKVPVGDQPPDIERQIKDMLLKYISKPNAIILSVNAANTDLANSDGLKLAREVDPEGTRTIGVLTKVDLMDQGTDVIDILAGRVIPLRYGYIPVINRGQKDIEHKKTIREALENERKFFENHPSYSSKAHYCGTPYLAKKLNSILLHHIRQTLPEIKAKIEATLKKYQNELINLGPETMDSASSVVLSMITDFSNEYAGILDGEAKELSSQELSGGARISYVFHETFKNGVDSLDPFDQIKDSDIRTIMYNSSGSAPSLFVGTEAFEVLVKQQIRRFEEPSLRLVTLVFDELVRMLKQIISQPKYSRYPALREAISNQFIQFLKDATIPTNEFVVDIIKAEQTYINTAHPDLLKGSQAMVMVEEKLHPRQVAVDPKTGKPLPTQPSSSKAPVMEEKSGFFGGFFSTKNKKKLAALESPPPVLKATGQMTERETMETEVIKLLISSYFSIVKRTIADIIPKALMLKLIVKSKTDIQKVLLEKLYGKQDIEELTKENDITIQRRKECKKMVEILRNASQIVSSV from the coding sequence ATGGATGAGCATTTAATTTCTACTATTAACAAGCTTCAGGACGCTTTGGCGCCCTTAGGAGGAGGATCTCAATCTCCTATTGATTTACCACAGATCACTGTTGTCGGTTCCCAGTCGTCAGGAAAGTCGTCCGTTTTGGAGAACATTGTTGGTAGGGATTTCTTGCCAAGAGGTACTGGTATTGTCACCAGGAGACCTTTAGTGTTACAATTGATTAATAGGAGACCAAAAAAGTCAGAACATGCTAAAGTAAACCAAACTGCTAATGAATTGATTGACTTGAACATCAACGATGAtgacaagaaaaaggatGAATCAGGAAAGCACCAGAACGAGGGACAATCTGAAGACAATAAAGAGGAATGGGGTGAATTTTTGCATTTACCTGGTAAGAAGTTTTATAATTTTGACGAAATTAGAAAGGAAATCGTCAAAGAAACTGACAAAGTGACAGGTGCCAATTCAGGTATTTCTTCTGTGCCCATTAACTTGAGAATTTATTCTCCGCATGTTCTTACTTTGACGTTAGTGGATTTGCCTGGGTTGACGAAGGTTCCCGTAGGTGACCAACCTCCTGATATTGAAAGACAAATTAAGGACATGTTGTTAAAGTATATTTCGAAACCAAACGCTATCATATTATCTGTTAATGCCGCTAACACCGATTTAGCCAACAGCGATGGTTTGAAGCTGGCTAGAGAGGTCGATCCAGAAGGAACGAGAACTATTGGTGTCTTGACAAAAGTCGATTTGATGGATCAAGGTACAGATGTCATAGATATTTTGGCTGGAAGAGTCATTCCTTTGAGATATGGTTATATCCCAGTTATCAATAGAGGTCAAAAGGATATTGAACACAAAAAAACAATCAGAGAAGCCCTTGAAAacgaaagaaaattttttgagaaCCATCCCTCTTACAGTTCTAAAGCTCATTACTGTGGTACACCATATTTGGCTAAAAAGTTAAACTCAATCTTATTACACCACATTAGGCAAACTCTGCCAGAAATCAAAGCGAAAATCGAAGCcacattgaaaaaatatcaaaacGAACTTATAAACTTGGGCCCAGAAACTATGGATTCAGCTAGTTCGGTTGTTTTGAGCATGATTACTGATTTTTCCAATGAATATGCCGGTATCTTGGACGGTGAGGCGAAGGAGCTTTCCAGTCAGGAACTTTCTGGTGGTGCTAGAATTTCTTACGTATTCCATgaaactttcaaaaatggtGTAGACTCTTTGGATCCATTCGACCAGATCAAAGATTCTGATATCAGAACCATTATGTACAATAGTTCAGGTTCTGCCCCATCTTTGTTTGTCGGTACCGaagcttttgaagttttAGTTAAACAGCAAATTAGAAGATTTGAAGAACCATCTCTACGTTTAGTTACTCTGGTGTTTGATGAACTTGTTCGTATGCTAAAACAGATTATTTCACAACCAAAGTACTCAAGGTATCCTGCTCTAAGAGAAGCGATTTCTAATCAGTTCATTCAGTTCTTAAAGGATGCTACTATTCCTACGAATGAGTTTGTTGTCGATATCATCAAAGCTGAACAAACTTACATCAATACAGCCCATCCCGACCTTTTGAAGGGTTCTCAAGCAATGGTTATggtggaagaaaaattacatCCTCGCCAAGTCGCTGTTGACCCAAAGACGGGTAAACCATTACCAACCCAACCATCGTCTAGTAAGGCGCCAGTTATGGAAGAGAAATCAGGATTTTTTGGTGGGTTCTTCTCCACtaaaaacaagaagaaattggcAGCTTTGGAATCCCCACCTCCTGTTTTAAAAGCTACTGGCCAAATGACAGAGAGGGAAACAATGGAAACAGAAGTAATCAAGTTGTTGATTAGTAGTTATTTCTCTATTGTCAAAAGAACCATTGCCGATATTATACCAAAGGCTTTGATGCTTAAATTGATTGTGAAAAGTAAAACTGATATTCAGAAAGTTTTACTCGAAAAACTTTACGGAAAGcaagatattgaagaattaaCGAAAGAAAACGACATAAccattcaaagaagaaaagaatgtAAGAAGATGGTCGAGATATTGAGAAACGCTAGTCAAATCGTCTCCTCTGTTTAG
- the DID4 gene encoding ESCRT-III subunit protein DID4 (Class E Vps protein of the ESCRT-III complex; required for sorting of integral membrane proteins into lumenal vesicles of multivesicular bodies, and for delivery of newly synthesized vacuolar enzymes to the vacuole, involved in endocytosis) — translation MSLFEWVFGKNVTPQERLKKNQRALERTQRELEREKRKLELQDKKLVSEIKKSAKNGQVAAAKVQAKDLVRTRNYIQKFDNMKAQLQAISLRIQAVRSSDQMTRSMSEATGLLAGMNRTMNLPQLQRISMEFEKQSDLMGQRQEFMDEAIDNVMGDEVDEDEEADEIVNKVLDEIGVDLNSQLQSTPQNLVSNAPIAETAMGIPEPIGAGSEFHGNPDDDLQARLNTLKKQT, via the exons ATGAGTTTGTTTGAGTGGGTATTTGGAAAGAATGTCACTCCGCAAGAGAGGTTAAAAAAA AATCAAAGGGCTTTAGAAAGGACTCAGAGGGAGcttgaaagagaaaagagaaaattggAACTACAAGATAAAAAACTTGTAtcagaaattaaaaaatcgGCAAAGAATGGGCAAGTTGCAGCTGCGAAAGTTCAAGCAAAAGATTTAGTAAGAACCCGGAATTACatccaaaaatttgacaaCATGAAAGCTCAACTTCAGGCGATATCATTGAGAATACAGGCCGTTCGAAGTAGTGACCAAATGACACGTTCTATGAGCGAGGCCACTGGTCTTTTGGCTGGAATGAACAGAACAATGAATCTACCTCAGTTGCAAAGGATATCGATGGAGTTTGAAAAGCAGAGTGATTTGATGGGTCAACGACAGGAATTCATGGACGAAGCTATTGATAACGTCATGGGTGATGAGGTggatgaagacgaagaagcTGACGAAATTGTAAATAAAGTTCTTGATGAGATTGGAGTGGATTTGAATTCACAGTTGCAAAGCACGCCTCAAAATCTGGTTTCTAATGCGCCGATCGCAGAAACAGCGATGGGGATTCCTGAACCTATTGGCGCCGGATCAGAATTTCACGGTAATCCTGACGATGACTTGCAAGCTCGGTTGAACactttgaagaagcagaCTTGA
- the MET14 gene encoding adenylyl-sulfate kinase (Adenylylsulfate kinase; required for sulfate assimilation and involved in methionine metabolism; human homolog PAPSS2 complements yeast null mutant) gives MATNITWHPNLTYDERKALRKQDGCTIWLTGLSASGKSTIACALEQLLLQKNLSAYRLDGDNIRFGLNKDLGFSEKDRNENIRRISEVSKLFADSCAISITSFISPYRVDRDRARELHKEAGLKFIEIFVDVPLEVAEQRDPKGLYKKAREGVIKEFTGISAPYEAPKAPELHLRTDQKTVEECATIIYEYLISEKIIRKHL, from the coding sequence ATGGCTACTAATATTACTTGGCATCCAAATCTTACTTACGACGAACGCAAGGCATTGAGAAAACAGGACGGTTGTACTATTTGGTTAACAGGTCTAAGTGCGTCAGGTAAAAGTACAATCGCCTGTGCGCTAGAACAGTTACTGCTCCAAAAAAACTTGTCTGCATATAGATTGGATGGTGACAACATTCGTTTTGGATTGAACAAGGATTTGGGTTTCTCAGAAAAGGAcagaaatgaaaacattCGTAGAATTAGCGAAGTTTCTAAGCTATTTGCTGATTCATGTGCTATTTCAATCACCTCATTTATCTCTCCATACAGAGTTGACAGAGATAGAGCTCGTGAACTACATAAGGAGGCTGGTTTGAAGTTCattgaaatatttgttgATGTTCCATTAGAAGTCGCTGAGCAAAGGGACCCTAAGGGTTTATACAAGAAAGCTAGGGAGGGTGTAATCAAGGAGTTTACAGGTATTTCTGCCCCATATGAAGCGCCAAAAGCTCCAGAGCTACATTTGAGAACCGACCAGAAGACGGTTGAAGAATGTGCTACCATTATTTATGAGTACTTAATcagtgaaaaaatcatcCGTAAGCATTTGTAA
- the OSH6 gene encoding oxysterol-binding protein OSH6 (Oxysterol-binding phosphatidylserine transferase; family members have overlapping, redundant functions in sterol metabolism and collectively perform a function essential for viability; GFP-fusion protein localizes to the cell periphery; overexpression extends lifespan by promoting vacuolar fusion; OSH6 has a paralog, OSH7, that arose from the whole genome duplication): MGSKKLTVGSDSHRLSKSSFSSNKSSHSATKDQPIDTDDIDEDDESGHNIILNIISQLRPGCDLTRITLPTFILEKKSMLERVTNQLQFPEFLLQAHSEKDPLKRFLYVMKWYLAGWHIAPKAVKKPLNPVLGEYFTAYWDLPNKQQAYYISEQTSHHPPECAYFYMIPESSIRVDGVVIPKSRFLGNSSAAMMDGSTVLQFLDIKDGNGKPEKYVLTQPNVYVRGILFGKMRIELGDHMIIKSPNFQADIEFKTKGYVFGTYDAIEGTVKDYDGNAYYEISGKWNDVMYLKDLKQPRSSPKVFLDTHKESPLRPKVRPLSEQGEYESRKLWKKVTDALAVRNHPVATEEKFQIEDHQRQLAKKRIEDGVEFHPKLFRRSKPGEDLDYCIYKNIPVDEDPEKQIRSILQIAPILPGQQFTDKFFIPAFEKIKSQKKMIENEKQNPAKQ, encoded by the coding sequence ATGGGCTCCAAAAAACTGACCGTAGGATCTGATTCGCACCGGTTGAGCAAATCCAGTTTTTCAAGTAATAAGTCGTCACATTCAGCAACAAAAGATCAGCCAATTGATACCGAcgatattgatgaagacgatgaatCTGGTCATAATATTATCTTGAACATCATCTCACAATTGAGACCAGGCTGCGATTTGACCAGGATCACCTTGCCtacttttattttagaaaaaaaatcgatgCTTGAACGTGTCACAAATCAGTTACAATTCCCTGAGTTTTTGTTACAGGCGCATTCAGAAAAGGACCCcttgaaaagatttttgTACGTAATGAAATGGTATTTGGCAGGCTGGCATATTGCTCCAAAGGCTGTAAAAAAACCATTGAACCCAGTCCTTGGTGAATATTTTACAGCTTATTGGGATCTACCAAACAAGCAGCAGGCATATTATATATCTGAACAGACAAGTCACCATCCTCCAGAATGTGCATATTTTTACATGATTCCTGAATCTTCGATTAGAGTGGATGGGGTCGTTATTCCTAAATCTAGATTTTTAGGTAATTCAAGTGCGGCCATGATGGATGGATCAACAGTCTTGCAATTTCTGGACATAAAGGATGGAAACGGAAAGCCCGAAAAGTATGTTCTTACACAACCAAATGTATATGTAAGAGGAattctttttggaaaaatgaGAATCGAACTTGGAGATCATATGATAATTAAATCTCCTAACTTCCAAGCTGATATAGAGTTCAAGACAAAGGGATATGTTTTTGGAACTTACGATGCAATCGAAGGGACTGTAAAGGATTATGATGGCAATGCGTATTACGAAATATCTGGTAAATGGAATGACGTTATGTATTTAAAGGACTTAAAGCAACCTCGTTCTTCACCAAAAGTTTTCCTTGATACTCATAAAGAGTCACCATTGAGACCAAAAGTTCGGCCATTGAGCGAGCAAGGTGAATATGAATCCAGAAAACTGTGGAAAAAGGTTACAGATGCGTTGGCCGTTCGCAATCATCCTGTTGCgacagaagaaaaatttcagattGAAGATCACCAAAGACAGTTAGCCAAAAAACGCATTGAAGATGGCGTAGAATTTCATCCAAAGTTGTTTAGAAGATCAAAGCCTGGCGAAGATCTTGACTATTgtatttataaaaatatccCTGTCGACGAGGACCCTGAGAAGCAAATACGAAGCATATTGCAAATAGCACCTATTTTACCTGGTCAACAATTTACCgacaaatttttcatcccCGCAtttgagaaaataaaatcacaaaagaagatgattgaaaacgaaaagCAGAACCCAGCAAAACAATAG
- the MRP17 gene encoding mitochondrial 37S ribosomal protein bS6m MRP17 (Mitochondrial ribosomal protein of the small subunit; MRP17 exhibits genetic interactions with PET122, encoding a COX3-specific translational activator): MLYELIGLVRITNSNAPKLEAKELSSTIGKLIIQNRGVVRDIVPMGIRYLPKIMKKDQEKHFRAYHFLMLFDSSAAVQSEILRTLKKDPRVIRSSIVKVDLDKQLDRASSLHRSLGKKSILELVNEDYQSI, encoded by the coding sequence ATGCTTTATGAGCTGATCGGACTTGTTCGCATAACCAACTCCAATGCGCCAAAGTTGGAAGCAAAAGAATTGTCTTCCACAATCGGGAAACTGATTATTCAAAACAGAGGTGTGGTGAGGGACATTGTACCCATGGGCATAAGGTATCTTCctaaaataatgaagaaagacCAGGAAAAACATTTTCGAGCATATCACTTTTTAATGCTGTTTGATTCATCAGCTGCGGTACAGTCTGAAATTCTAAGAACTTTAAAGAAAGATCCCCGTGTCATAAGATCATCCATCGTTAAAGTTGATTTAGATAAGCAGCTGGATAGAGCCTCATCGTTACACCGTTCTTTGGGGAAGAAGTCTATTTTAGAATTAGTGAATGAAGATTATCAATCCATTTAG
- the PAP1 gene encoding polynucleotide adenylyltransferase PAP1 (Poly(A) polymerase; one of three factors required for mRNA 3'-end polyadenylation, forms multiprotein complex with polyadenylation factor I (PF I), also required for mRNA nuclear export; may also polyadenylate rRNAs; required for gene looping), whose protein sequence is MSSQKVFGITGPVSTVGATAAENKLNDSLIQELKKEGSFETEQETANRVQVLKILQELAQRFVYEVSKKKNMSDGMARDAGGKIFTYGSYRLGVHGPGSDIDTLVVVPKHVTREDFFTVFDSLLRERKELDEIAPVPDAFVPIIKIKFSGISIDLICARLDQPQVPLSLTLSDKNLLRNLDEKDLRALNGTRVTDEILELVPKPNVFRIALRAIKLWAQRRAVYANIFGFPGGVAWAMLVARICQLYPNACSAVILNRFFIILSEWNWPQPVILKPIEDGPLQVRVWNPKIYAQDRSHRMPVITPAYPSMCATHNITESTKKVILQEFVRGVQITNDIFSNKKSWANLFEKNDFFFRYKFYLEITAYTRGSDEQHLKWSGLVESKVRLLVMKLEVLAGIKIAHPFTKPFESSYCCPTEDDYEMIQDKYGSHKTETALNALKLVTDENKEEESIKDAPKAYLSTMYIGLDFNIENKKEKVDIHIPCTEFVNLCRSFNEDYGDHKVFNLALRFVKGYDLPDEVFDENEKRPSKKSKRKNLDARHETVKRSKSDAASGDNINGTTAAVDVN, encoded by the coding sequence ATGAGCTCTCAAAAGGTTTTTGGTATTACTGGACCTGTTTCCACCGTGGGCGCCACAGCAGCagaaaataaattaaatgatAGTTTAATCCAAGAActgaaaaaggaaggatCGTTCGAAACAGAGCAAGAAACTGCCAATAGGGTACAAgtgttgaaaatattgcaGGAATTGGCACAAAGATTTGTTTATGAAGTatcgaagaagaaaaatatgtcagacGGGATGGCAAGGGATGCTGGTGGGAAGATTTTTACGTATGGGTCCTATAGACTAGGAGTCCATGGGCCTGGTAGTGATATCGATACTTTGGTAGTTGTTCCAAAACATGTAACTCGGGAAGATTTTTTTACGGTATTTGATTCACTACTGAGAGAGAGGAAGGAACTGGATGAAATTGCACCTGTACCTGATGCGTTTGTCCCGATTATCAAGATAAAGTTCAGTGGTATTTCTATCGATTTAATCTGTGCACGTCTAGACCAACCTCAAGTGCCTTTATCCTTGACTTTATCAGATAAAAATCTACTGCGAAATCTAGACGAGAAGGACTTGAGAGCTTTGAATGGTACCAGAGTAACAGATGAGATATTAGAACTGGTACCAAAGCCGAATGTTTTCAGAATCGCTTTAAGAGCTATTAAGCTATGGGCCCAAAGAAGGGCTGTTTATGCTaatatttttggttttccTGGTGGTGTGGCTTGGGCCATGCTAGTGGCTAGAATTTGTCAACTATACCCTAACGCCTGTAGCGCAGTTATATTGAAcagatttttcatcattttgTCGGAATGGAATTGGCCACAACCTGTTATCTTGAAACCAATTGAGGATGGCCCGTTACAAGTTCGTGTATGGAATCCAAAGATATATGCCCAAGACAGGTCTCATAGAATGCCCGTCATTACACCAGCTTATCCATCAATGTGTGCTACCCATAACATCACGGAATCTACTAAAAAAGTCATTTTACAGGAATTCGTAAGAGGCGTTCAAATTACgaatgatattttttccaataagAAGTCCTGGGCCAATTTATTCGAAAAAAacgattttttctttcgatACAAGTTCTATTTAGAAATTACTGCATATACAAGGGGCAGTGACGAGCAGCATTTAAAATGGAGTGGTCTTGTTGAAAGTAAGGTAAGGCTTCTAGTTATGAAACTGGAGGTGTTAGCtggaataaaaattgcACATCCTTTCACCAAACCCTTTGAAAGTAGTTATTGTTGTCCAACCGAGGATGACTATGAAATGATTCAAGACAAATACGGTAGTCATAAAACTGAGACAGCACTGAACGCCCTTAAACTGGTAACagatgaaaataaagaggaagaaagtATTAAAGATGCACCAAAGGCATATTTAAGCACCATGTACATAGGCCTTGACTTTaatattgaaaacaaaaaggaaaaagttGACATTCACATTCCCTGCACTGAATTTGTGAATTTATGTCGAAGTTTCAATGAGGATTATGGTGACCACAAAGTATTCAATCTAGCCCTCCGCTTCGTAAAGGGTTACGATTTGCCAGATGAAGTTTtcgatgaaaatgaaaagagaccatcaaagaagagtaAAAGGAAGAATTTAGATGCTAGACATGAAACCGTGAAGAGATCTAAATCAGATGCTGCTTCAGGTGACAACATCAATGGCACAACCGCAGCTGTTGACGTAAACTAA